The Drosophila innubila isolate TH190305 chromosome 3R unlocalized genomic scaffold, UK_Dinn_1.0 2_E_3R, whole genome shotgun sequence genome has a segment encoding these proteins:
- the LOC117791567 gene encoding uncharacterized protein LOC117791567, which yields MGITETPKTAATTTTGTGTACENKPILTLDIFQEIFKRVEPEVQIEAFELAQGSDRGDNYTAALYRINLSGQRHNLDGSKHKWEQSVICKVLPESVVQREAYKSDRLFRNEVEFYTKIMPELNKFQASKTGIGAAVFNSIPKCFTARHDLLIMEDLRVRGFEMSDRHKGLSMEETQSVLLQVAQFHALSLAYKFEHPLEFTKMCSLISEGIFCTANTSWYKNYYERLTKNAIKMVSDVLPADSKYMQALRSFAESSSFFAQMVQLASAESPLSAICHGDCWVNNFLYRYDPEDRQQVLEVALIDFQLVRYSSIALDIANLLYCCTTKQMRDSQLETLLKIYTEELYKWLEILCTVLPENCNTLEKFQQLFALELKTYGRFALGLAMDIIPISTCSSEDAPDMYLNRNDEHNEDIGAPALNFPPNDLCRQKMSEIVIDMVDGEML from the exons ATGGGCATTACAGAAACGCcgaaaacagcagcaaccacaacgacAGGCACGGGAACGGCTTGTGAAAATAAACCAATTCTGACGTTGGACATATTTCAGGAGATATTCAAGCGTGTCGAGCCTGAAGTGCAAATAGAGGCTTTCGAG TTAGCGCAAGGCTCTGACCGGGGAGATAACTATACGGCAGCACTGTATCGGATCAATTTAAGCGGGCAACGTCACAATTTAGATGGCAGCAAGCACAAATGGGAGCAGAGCGTCATTTGCAAGGTGTTGCCAGAGAGCGTTGTCCAAAGGGAAGCATACAAGAGCGATAGGCTATTTCG gAATGAGGTGGAGTTCTATACCAAGATTATGCCAGAGCTGAACAAGTTTCAGGCTAGCAAAACGGGAATTGGGGCAGCGGTGTTCAATTCCATACCCAAATGTTTTACGGCAAGGCATGACCTGCTAATTATGG AGGATCTGCGTGTACGGGGATTTGAAATGTCGGACCGTCACAAGGGTCTCAGCATGGAGGAGACGCAGTCGGTTCTGCTACAGGTGGCGCAGTTCCATGCGCTCAGTTTGGCCTATAAATTTGAGCATCCTTTGGAGTTTACCAAAATGTGCAGCCTCATCAGCGAAGGCATCTTCTGCACAGCAAATACCAGCTGGTACAAGAACTACTATGAGCGTCTCACGAAGAATGCCATTAAAATGGTCTCTGATGTTCTGCCCGCGGATTCAAAGTATATGCAGGCCTTGCGCAGCTTTGCAGAGAGCTCCTCGTTCTTCGCCCAGATGGTGCAGCTGGCCAGCGCCGAGTCGCCATTGTCTGCCATTTGTCATGGCGATTGTTGGGTCAATAATTTTCTATACCGTTACGATCCGGAGGATCGACAACAGGTGCTCGAAGTAGCGCTGATAGATTTTCAGCTGGTACGCTATAGTTCCATTGCCTTGGACATTGCCAATCTATTGTACTGTTGCACCACCAAGCAAATGCGCGACTCTCAACTGGAAACATTGCTCAAGATCTACACGGAGGAACTGTACAAATGGCTGGAAATACTCTGCACTGTCTTGCCTGAGAATTGCAATACGCTGGAGAAGTTTCAGCAACT ttttgctCTGGAACTGAAAACTTATGGACGATTTGCTCTTGGTCTAGCAATGGACATTATACCCATTAGCACATGTTCCTCGGAGGATGCACCCGATATGTATTTGAATCGCAATGATGAGCACAATGAGGACATAGGAGCGCCCGCTTTAAATTTTCCGCCCAACGATTTGTGCAGACAGAAGATGTCGGAAATTGTCATTGACATGGTCGACGGAGAAATGCTTTAA